From a single Streptomyces liliifuscus genomic region:
- the folE gene encoding GTP cyclohydrolase I FolE gives MTDPVTLDGEGTIGEFDEKRAENAVRELLIAVGEDPDREGLRETPGRVARAYKEIFAGLWQTPEEVLTTTFDLGHDEMILVKDIEVFSTCEHHLVPFRGVAHVGYIPSTNGKITGLSKLARLVDVYARRPQVQERLTTQIAESLMEILEPRGVIVVVECEHMCMSMRGIRKPGAKTITSAVRGQLRDAATRNEAMSLIMAR, from the coding sequence ATGACCGATCCCGTGACGCTGGACGGCGAGGGCACGATCGGCGAATTCGACGAGAAGCGCGCCGAGAACGCCGTACGAGAGCTGCTGATCGCGGTCGGTGAGGACCCGGACCGTGAGGGGCTGCGGGAGACGCCGGGGCGGGTCGCCCGGGCGTACAAGGAGATCTTCGCGGGGCTGTGGCAGACGCCCGAGGAGGTCCTGACGACGACGTTCGATCTCGGCCACGACGAGATGATCCTGGTGAAGGACATCGAGGTGTTCTCGACGTGCGAGCACCATCTGGTGCCGTTCAGGGGCGTCGCGCACGTCGGGTACATCCCGAGCACGAACGGCAAGATCACGGGGCTGTCCAAGCTGGCGCGGCTCGTGGACGTCTACGCCCGGCGGCCGCAGGTGCAGGAACGACTCACCACGCAGATCGCCGAATCGCTGATGGAGATCCTGGAGCCGCGTGGCGTGATCGTGGTGGTCGAGTGCGAGCACATGTGCATGTCCATGCGGGGGATTCGCAAGCCGGGGGCGAAGACCATAACGTCGGCCGTTCGGGGGCAGCTGCGGGATGCGGCCACCCGGAATGAGGCCATGAGTCTGATCATGGCTCGCTGA
- a CDS encoding DUF3180 domain-containing protein — protein MKELRIRTLAAVFFVAGLLSWAGARLWNSVGTLPRVPLAAPIVLALIAVVLLATALSLRARLKAQRERRPDAKGVDPMMAARAVVFGQASALVAALVAGMYGGTGVFLLESLDIPARRDQAIYAGFSVLAGIAVIAAAFFLERVCKLPEDDDTNGGTARAT, from the coding sequence GTGAAAGAGCTGCGCATCAGGACGCTGGCCGCGGTGTTCTTCGTCGCCGGGTTGCTGTCCTGGGCGGGTGCCCGCCTGTGGAACTCGGTCGGGACACTCCCCCGGGTTCCGCTGGCCGCCCCCATCGTCCTCGCCCTGATCGCCGTCGTGCTCCTGGCCACGGCGCTCTCCCTGAGGGCCCGTCTCAAGGCCCAGCGCGAGCGCCGCCCGGACGCGAAGGGCGTCGACCCCATGATGGCGGCCCGAGCGGTCGTTTTCGGCCAGGCCAGCGCCCTTGTGGCCGCCCTCGTCGCCGGTATGTACGGCGGCACGGGCGTCTTCCTCCTGGAGTCCCTCGACATCCCCGCCCGCCGGGACCAGGCCATCTACGCCGGCTTCTCCGTCCTCGCCGGCATCGCCGTCATAGCGGCCGCCTTCTTCCTGGAGCGCGTCTGCAAACTCCCGGAGGACGACGACACGAACGGCGGCACGGCCCGAGCGACGTAA
- the folK gene encoding 2-amino-4-hydroxy-6-hydroxymethyldihydropteridine diphosphokinase produces MTAFTEGQSDPTVQPVPASVVERVDAADTTLQNPRRAVLSLGSNLGNRLETLQGAIDALEDTPGVRIKAVSPVYETEPWGVAPGSQPTYFNAVIVLKTTLPPSSLLERAHAVEEAFHRVRDERWGPRTIDVDIVAYADVVSDDPVLTLPHPRAHERAFVLAPWYDVEPEAQLPGRGPVAHLLADVPREGVAPRADLELQLPE; encoded by the coding sequence ATGACCGCGTTCACCGAGGGCCAGAGCGACCCGACCGTCCAGCCGGTGCCCGCCTCCGTGGTGGAGCGCGTGGACGCCGCCGACACGACCCTGCAGAACCCCAGGCGCGCCGTGCTCTCCCTCGGCTCGAACCTCGGAAACCGTCTGGAGACCCTCCAGGGCGCCATCGACGCCCTGGAGGACACCCCGGGCGTCCGCATCAAAGCGGTCTCCCCGGTGTACGAGACGGAGCCGTGGGGCGTGGCCCCGGGCAGCCAGCCGACGTACTTCAACGCGGTGATCGTGCTGAAGACGACCCTCCCGCCCTCCTCGCTCCTGGAGCGGGCCCACGCGGTCGAGGAGGCCTTCCACCGCGTCCGGGACGAGCGCTGGGGCCCCCGCACGATCGACGTGGACATCGTGGCGTACGCGGACGTGGTCTCCGACGACCCGGTCCTGACCCTCCCCCACCCCCGGGCCCACGAGCGCGCCTTCGTCCTGGCCCCCTGGTACGACGTGGAGCCCGAGGCCCAGCTGCCCGGCCGCGGCCCCGTGGCGCACCTCCTCGCCGACGTCCCCCGGGAAGGTGTCGCGCCCCGCGCCGACCTGGAACTCCAGCTGCCCGAGTAG
- the folB gene encoding dihydroneopterin aldolase, translating to MDRVALRGLRARGHHGVFPKEREEGQTFIVDLTLGLDTRPAAADDDLTKTVHYGIVAEEVVAVVEGEPVNLLETLAERIAQTCLKHEGVQEIEVCVHKPDAPITVPFDDVTVTITRSRV from the coding sequence GTGGATCGTGTCGCGCTGCGCGGCCTCAGGGCCCGTGGGCACCACGGTGTCTTTCCCAAGGAACGCGAAGAGGGCCAGACCTTCATCGTGGACCTCACACTCGGCCTGGACACCCGGCCTGCCGCGGCCGACGACGACCTCACGAAGACCGTGCACTACGGCATCGTGGCGGAGGAGGTCGTGGCCGTCGTCGAGGGCGAGCCGGTGAACCTCCTCGAGACGCTCGCCGAGCGCATCGCCCAGACGTGCCTCAAGCACGAGGGGGTCCAGGAGATCGAGGTGTGCGTCCACAAACCGGACGCCCCGATCACGGTCCCCTTCGACGACGTGACAGTCACCATCACCCGGAGCCGAGTATGA